A window of the Natronospira proteinivora genome harbors these coding sequences:
- a CDS encoding LysM peptidoglycan-binding domain-containing protein produces MIRTSLLALLLLMSLEAQADIRDPFPKPDEFEADVNFWKRVYSEVDTDGGLLHDHRYLDVVYEVVRFPEGASRSERRRILTERREYHRDRLLDMAQNPDADTASARSLREKWGEEFGAADYRAAADRIRFQLGQSDRFRAGLERSGLWDAYIREVMREHGVPEGMVALPHVESSFTPYARSRVGASGMWQFTQGTGQRFMQVDHVVDERLDPWLSSVAAAQLLRHNYETTGSWPLALTAYNHGAAGVRRAVSVMGSDDIVTLNRQYEGRRFGFASRNFYPSFLAALDLHAEPHRYFNDLNIRSAEAPNSVKMEAYLPLSAVVEALDLAEETLRRLNPALRDPVWDGRKHIPRGYVLRLPQDHSGINGSELLAAVPEDQHFARQEPDRYHVLRRGETLSHVADRYGVGLSELVSANNLQNPHRVRVGQRLTLPGQAAAATARGAGARDGVHVLRRGESLSLVADRYDISLSELIAANDLANPHRVRQGQRLTLPGRGGGASLRQERVPADGQYRVRPGDNLSLIAQRFATSVSELNALNDFDNGDRIFPGQTIQVGQPRAEEVVETEEPEAPAEEDSQAETEVAAADPTVDDVPALEESPEAVIDEDAEPGVVATEMADAMLAETQPELAADPADYAVGSDGRVELQWGETLGHHADWLEIPTQRLRQLNELRFGQSVSAGDRLRLDFAQVSPSEYETRRHAFHQQIQAQFFQDHRIAGVEDYSVRSGDSLWVITRRFGNLPEWLLQQYNPDMDMARLRPGDTLSLPQVEDRQ; encoded by the coding sequence TTGAGGCGGACGTCAACTTCTGGAAGCGGGTATACAGCGAAGTGGACACCGATGGGGGGCTGCTCCACGATCATCGTTATCTGGATGTGGTCTATGAAGTGGTGCGCTTTCCCGAGGGTGCCAGTCGCAGCGAGCGGCGGCGGATCCTGACGGAGCGCCGGGAATATCATCGTGACCGGCTGCTGGACATGGCCCAGAACCCCGATGCGGACACGGCCTCGGCCCGTTCACTGCGGGAGAAATGGGGGGAGGAGTTTGGCGCCGCGGATTACCGCGCCGCGGCGGACCGGATCCGTTTTCAGTTGGGCCAGTCGGACCGCTTCAGGGCCGGGCTGGAGCGGTCCGGGCTATGGGATGCCTATATTCGGGAAGTGATGCGCGAGCACGGCGTGCCGGAAGGGATGGTGGCCTTGCCGCATGTGGAGTCCTCCTTTACCCCCTATGCCCGCTCCCGGGTGGGGGCCTCGGGCATGTGGCAGTTTACCCAGGGCACGGGCCAGCGTTTCATGCAGGTGGACCATGTGGTGGACGAGCGGCTGGATCCCTGGCTTTCCTCCGTGGCCGCGGCCCAATTACTCAGGCACAATTATGAAACCACCGGCAGCTGGCCGCTGGCACTAACTGCATACAACCATGGTGCAGCCGGGGTTCGGCGGGCGGTCTCGGTGATGGGCAGCGATGACATCGTCACCCTCAATCGCCAGTATGAAGGTCGCCGCTTCGGTTTCGCTTCCCGCAATTTCTATCCTTCCTTTCTGGCGGCGCTTGACCTGCATGCCGAGCCCCATCGATATTTTAACGATCTGAATATCCGTTCGGCGGAGGCGCCGAATAGCGTGAAGATGGAGGCCTATCTGCCGCTCTCGGCGGTGGTCGAGGCACTGGACTTGGCCGAAGAAACCCTGCGGCGATTGAATCCGGCCCTGCGGGACCCGGTGTGGGACGGACGCAAGCATATTCCTCGCGGCTACGTCCTGAGGCTGCCGCAGGACCATTCGGGGATCAATGGAAGCGAGCTTCTGGCCGCGGTGCCCGAGGATCAACACTTTGCCCGTCAGGAGCCGGATCGTTACCACGTTCTTCGCCGGGGGGAGACGCTGTCCCATGTGGCGGACCGATACGGGGTCGGTTTGAGCGAGTTGGTTTCGGCCAATAATCTGCAAAACCCCCATCGCGTCAGAGTGGGGCAACGGCTTACCTTGCCGGGGCAGGCCGCAGCGGCCACGGCAAGGGGTGCCGGAGCCAGGGATGGTGTCCATGTTCTGCGTCGTGGAGAGAGTCTGTCTTTGGTGGCGGACCGTTATGATATTAGTTTAAGCGAGTTGATAGCGGCCAATGATTTGGCTAACCCGCATCGGGTACGCCAGGGGCAGCGATTGACCCTCCCCGGACGAGGGGGTGGTGCGAGCTTGCGGCAAGAGCGCGTGCCTGCGGATGGTCAGTACCGGGTTCGGCCCGGTGACAATCTTTCCCTGATCGCCCAGCGGTTTGCTACCTCGGTGTCTGAGCTGAACGCCCTCAATGACTTTGATAATGGCGACCGGATCTTTCCGGGACAGACCATTCAGGTTGGCCAGCCCCGGGCTGAGGAGGTGGTGGAAACGGAAGAACCCGAGGCCCCGGCCGAGGAAGACAGCCAGGCGGAAACGGAAGTGGCTGCCGCGGATCCGACTGTGGATGACGTTCCGGCGCTGGAGGAGTCCCCCGAGGCCGTCATCGATGAGGACGCTGAGCCCGGTGTCGTTGCCACGGAAATGGCGGATGCCATGCTGGCCGAAACCCAGCCGGAGCTGGCGGCCGACCCGGCCGATTACGCCGTGGGCTCGGATGGCCGGGTGGAGCTGCAATGGGGCGAGACACTGGGTCACCATGCCGATTGGCTCGAGATTCCCACCCAGCGTCTGCGTCAGCTCAATGAGTTGCGCTTTGGGCAGTCGGTATCCGCCGGTGATCGGCTGAGGCTGGATTTCGCGCAGGTTTCCCCGTCGGAATACGAGACCCGCCGCCATGCTTTCCATCAGCAGATTCAGGCCCAGTTCTTCCAGGATCACCGAATTGCCGGCGTCGAAGATTACAGCGTGCGCAGTGGCGACTCCTTGTGGGTGATCACCCGGCGTTTTGGCAATCTGCCGGAATGGTTGCTGCAGCAATACAATCCGGATATGGATATGGCGCGCTTGCGGCCCGGGGATACCCTCAGCCTCCCCCAGGTGGAGGATCGCCAGTAG